The Achromobacter pestifer genome includes a region encoding these proteins:
- a CDS encoding sterol desaturase family protein, producing MAQAFVALSAWQVMLAGLLFFAGIYLVFGAATWLLTQHILPALGIGRPLDPRPLAPGQLRREFAQSGLSILLFGTGMIFPWGLLQLGWAHLDPDASWQKITLEILVLVAWNDVHFWINHRLLHTKLLRRFHLPHHRSVVTTPFSTYSFHPIEALMLGNVIMLPMVLHDFSFWSLASVPLFSLFFNCIGHANYDFFPNVSYAHWFAASRRHHLHHACYNGNYGFQFTFMDRLFRTRLKAEAAQSQLNAFRQRESLGGRA from the coding sequence ATGGCCCAAGCTTTTGTAGCCTTGTCCGCCTGGCAAGTCATGCTGGCGGGCCTGCTCTTCTTCGCCGGCATCTACCTGGTCTTCGGCGCGGCCACCTGGCTGCTGACGCAGCACATCCTGCCCGCGCTGGGCATTGGCCGCCCGCTGGATCCGCGTCCGCTGGCGCCGGGCCAGCTGCGGCGCGAGTTCGCGCAGTCCGGGCTGTCCATCCTGCTGTTCGGCACGGGCATGATTTTTCCGTGGGGCCTGTTGCAACTGGGCTGGGCGCACCTGGACCCGGATGCCAGCTGGCAAAAGATCACGCTCGAGATCCTGGTGCTGGTGGCCTGGAACGATGTGCACTTCTGGATCAACCACCGCCTGTTGCACACCAAGCTGCTGCGCCGCTTCCACCTGCCGCATCACCGTTCGGTCGTGACCACGCCATTCTCGACCTACAGCTTCCATCCGATCGAGGCGCTGATGCTGGGCAATGTGATCATGCTGCCCATGGTGCTGCACGACTTCAGCTTCTGGTCGCTGGCGTCGGTGCCGCTGTTCAGCCTGTTCTTCAATTGCATCGGGCACGCCAACTACGATTTCTTTCCCAACGTGTCCTACGCGCACTGGTTCGCCGCCAGCCGCCGCCATCATCTGCACCACGCCTGCTACAACGGCAATTACGGTTTCCAGTTCACCTTCATGGACCGCCTGTTCCGCACCCGCCTCAAGGCCGAGGCGGCGCAGTCCCAGCTGAATGCATTCCGGCAGCGAGAATCGCTTGGCGGGCGCGCTTAA
- a CDS encoding fatty acid desaturase, whose product MHSGSENRLAGALKRQRRLPSLRNRRDWQSLAYLAALPALAGWQWVHGFWWPLYGLMLFLTLGVGVIHHNHTHIRMWRGRWTNRATDFWITLLQGHPTFVFYPAHVANHHRYKHGARDVARTYRFGGDTNHLWGYLLHPLQAGWVLYPLFFAWLGRLRRHWPGAWRYCMAQYGVWLGLWGGLLAVNPMKALVFVIVPQLHGLHWLLATNYLQHAHADGGPRSVAGLNYARNFEGLVNPLLFNIGLHTAHHEHPRAHWSELVRLHREQYRSRVNPVLNEPGLTPYMFRVFVLGAVMPRFRSRSCMAPEHIR is encoded by the coding sequence ATGCATTCCGGCAGCGAGAATCGCTTGGCGGGCGCGCTTAAGCGACAGCGCCGGCTGCCGTCGCTGCGCAACCGGCGCGACTGGCAAAGCCTGGCCTACCTGGCCGCGCTGCCCGCGCTGGCGGGCTGGCAGTGGGTGCACGGGTTCTGGTGGCCGCTGTACGGCCTGATGCTGTTCCTGACCCTGGGCGTGGGCGTCATCCACCACAACCACACGCACATCCGCATGTGGCGGGGGCGCTGGACCAATCGCGCCACCGACTTCTGGATCACGCTGCTGCAAGGCCATCCGACCTTCGTGTTCTATCCGGCGCACGTGGCCAACCATCACCGCTACAAGCATGGCGCGCGCGACGTGGCGCGCACCTATCGGTTCGGTGGCGACACCAACCACCTATGGGGCTATCTGCTCCATCCCTTGCAGGCGGGCTGGGTGCTGTACCCCTTGTTCTTCGCCTGGCTGGGCCGTCTGCGCCGGCACTGGCCGGGCGCCTGGCGCTATTGCATGGCGCAGTACGGCGTGTGGCTGGGCCTGTGGGGCGGGCTGCTGGCCGTGAATCCCATGAAGGCGCTGGTGTTCGTCATCGTGCCGCAACTGCACGGCCTGCACTGGCTGCTGGCCACCAACTACCTGCAGCACGCCCATGCCGACGGCGGGCCCCGGTCCGTCGCGGGCCTGAACTATGCGCGCAATTTCGAGGGCCTGGTCAATCCGCTGCTCTTCAACATCGGCCTGCACACGGCGCACCACGAGCATCCGCGGGCGCACTGGTCGGAACTGGTGCGCCTGCACCGTGAGCAATACCGCAGCCGCGTGAATCCGGTCTTGAACGAGCCCGGCTTGACGCCCTATATGTTCCGCGTGTTCGTGCTGGGCGCCGTCATGCCGCGCTTTCGCAGCCGCTCATGCATGGCGCCCGAGCATATCCGCTAG